A genomic region of Vigna radiata var. radiata cultivar VC1973A unplaced genomic scaffold, Vradiata_ver6 scaffold_86, whole genome shotgun sequence contains the following coding sequences:
- the LOC106754254 gene encoding uncharacterized protein LOC106754254, whose amino-acid sequence MVCFCFLVDQRREMQRSKPAAGICSRCGGGASVADMKTATRFCCVPFYWKSWRAIVCTFCGAVLRSYQH is encoded by the coding sequence ATGGTGTGCTTCTGCTTTCTGGTGGACCAGCGGCGGGAGATGCAGCGGAGCAAGCCGGCGGCCGGAATCTGCTCCCGGTGCGGAGGCGGAGCCAGTGTTGCAGACATGAAGACGGCCACAAGGTTCTGCTGTGTTCCCTTCTACTGGAAGTCGTGGAGAGCCATTGTTTGCACTTTCTGTGGAGCCGTTCTTCGCTCTTACCAACACTGA